In Sphingomonas sp. M1-B02, the sequence CGAACATCTGAGCAAGGAAGGCCTCCTCGAACGGGCCTTCACCTTTGCGTTCCGCGGCCTGGTCTATGCGCAGATCTGGGAAGATCCCGACATCGACATGGAAGCGCTGGCGATCACGCCCGATTGCCATGTGGTCACGATCGCCTCGGGCGGTTGCAACGTCTTTTCCTATCTTACCGCGAACCCGAAGAAAATTACCGCGGTCGATCTCAATCCGGCGCATGTCGCGCTCAACAAGCTCAAGCAGCAGGCTGCGCTCCATTTGCCGGACTATGCCGCCTTTCATCGCTTCTTCGGCGCGGCCGACAGCGCCGCCAACATCATGGCCTATCGCGCGCATATCCGGCCGCATCTGGACGAGACCTCGCGCGCATATTGGGACCATCGCACCCCCGGTGGCGCGCGTCGGATCGACGCCTTTCGTCGCGGCTTCTATCGCCATGGGCTGCTCGGCCGGCTGATCGGCTTCATCCACAAGATTGCGCGCTTCTACGGCACCGATCCCACCCGGATCCTGAGGGCCCGCACGCTTGAGGAACAGCGGGCGATCTTCGAGGCCAGCTATGCGCCCATCTTCGAGAAGAAGCTGCTGCGCTGGCTGATCGATCAGCCCGCCGCCCTGTTCGGCTTCGGCATCCCGCCCGTCCAATACGACCTGCTCAAGGCCGACGATCAGCAGGGCATCGCCGGCGCGCTGCGCAGCCGGCTCGAGAAGCTTGCCTGCGACTTCGATCTCAAGGACAATTATTTCGCCTGGCAGGCCTTTGGCCGCGGCTATGGCAAGGGTCCGGATGCGCCCTTGCCGCCCTATCTGCAGGCACGCCACTACGACACCGTGCGCGAGCGCGCGGATCGCGTGGAAATCCGCCACCAGAATATGGTCGACTATCTCCAGTCGATGCCCGCCCAGTCGCTCGACCGCTACCTCTTCCTCGACGCTCAGGACTGGATGACCGACGCCCAGCTCACCCAGCTGTGGAGCGAAGTCACGCGCACCGCGAAGCCCGGAGCGCGTGTCCTCTATCGTACCGCCGCCATCCCCGATGTCGTCGCCGGCCACGTTCCCGAGGCGATCCTCGACCAGTGGGACTATGCCCCCAAGGCGCTGCGCGACGACTGGACCCGGCGCGATCGCTCGGCCGTCTATGGCGCCACCCACCTCTGGACGCTGAAGCCGCAGGGATGAGCGAAGCGGTGACGGGCCAGAAAGCGCTGATGGACGATGTCTATTCGCTTCATCGCCACTTTTACGATCTCACCCGCCGCTTCTATCTGCTGGGCCGCGACCGGCTGATCCGCCAGCTTGCCCCGCCCCCCCGGGGGACGGTGCTCGAAGTGGGATGCGGCACCGCGCGCAATCTGATCATGGCCGCGAAGCAATGGCCCGATGCCCGCTTCTACGGCTTCGACATCAGCGAGGCGATGCTCGAGACCGCGCGCAAATCGGTGGCGCGCGCCGGGCTTTCGGACAAGGTGATCCTGGCGCAGGGCGATGCCGGCAGCTTCGATCCGCAATCGCTGTTCGGTCTCGACAAGGTCGACCGGGTGTTCATGAGCTACACCTTGTCGATGATCCCGCCCTGGCAGGACGCGATCGCGCGTGGTGCCCGGTGCCTGGCGCCGGGGGGCAGCCTCCACATCGTCGATTTCGGCCAATATGAGCGTTTGCCGGCGCTGGCCAAACGGCTGCACTTCAAGTCACTCAACGATTTCCATGTTTTCCCCCGCCGCGAACTGCCCGCGGTCCTCAAGCGAGTCGCCGAGGATCTTGGCCTTTCGCTGGAATTCCGATCGCTTCTGCGTGGCTATGCCTGGAGCGGCGTACTCCGCCGGGCCTGACCCACCGCCACGCTCAAGCCGCCTTGCGCAGCTCCAGCCGGCCCCAGATCTCGACCAGCGCGTCGACCAGCTCGCGCATCATCGCCTCGTCATGCGCGGGGCCGGGGGTGAAGCGCAGCCGCTCGCTGCCGCGCGGCACGGTGGGGTAATTGATCGGCTGGACGTAGACGCCATATTCGGCGAGCAGCACGTCGCTGATCTTCTTGGCCTTCACCGGATCGCCCACCATCAGCGGGACGATGTGCGTGGTCGAGGGCATCACGGGCAAGCCGGCGTCCGCCATCAATTGCTTGAGCTTGGCGGCCGACGCCTGCTGGCCCTCGCGCTCGCTGCTCGAACCCTTCAGGTGCCGTACGCTCGCCAGCGCGCCTGCGACGAGGACGGGCGAGAGCGAGGTCGTGAAGATGAACCCCGGCGCATAGCTGCGGATCACGTCGATGATCACCTGATCGGCGGCGATATAGCCCCCCATCACCCCGAACGCCTTGCCCAGCGTGCCCTCGATGATGTTGATCCGCTCGGCCAGCCCCTCGCGCTCGGAAATGCCGCCGCCGCGCGGGCCATACATGCCGACGGCATGGACCTCGTCGAGATAGGTGAGCGCATTATACTTGTCGGCCAGATCGCAAATCTCGGCGATCGGGGCGATGTCGGCGTCCATCGAATAGACGCTCTCGAACGCGATCAGCTTGGGCGCGCCGGCGTCGTCGGCTGCCAGCAATTCTTCCAGATGCGCCAGGTCGTTGTGGCGGAACACCCGCTTCTCGCAGCCCGAGCTGCGGATGCCGGCGATCATCGATGCATGGTTGAGCTCGTCCGAATAGACGATGCAGCCCGGCATCAGCTTGGCCAGCGTCGAGAGCGTCGCCTCGTTCGAGACATAGCCCGAGGTGAACAGCAGTGCCGATTCCTTGCCGTGCAGGTCGGCCAGTTCCTGCTCGAGCTGGATATGATAATGGGTGTTGCCGCCGATGTTGCGCGTGCCGCCCGAACCGGCGCCGACGTCGTGGAGCGCCTCTTCCATCGCCGCGATAACATCCGGATGCTGGCCCATCGCCAGATAGTCGTTCGAGCACCACACCACGATCGGCTTGGGGCCATTATGCCCTGCAAAGCAGCGGGCATTGGGATAGGCGCCCTTGTTCCGCAGCACGTCGATGAACACGCGGTAGCGGCCTTCGGCATGCAGCCGGTCGATCGCCTGGTTGAATACCCGTGAATAGTCCATGGCGGGCGACGGGCTGTCTTGGGTGCGCATAGGAAGGGTCCCCTACGCCCAAAATCTGGGCATTTCCAGCCGCCGGACGCCCACAATTTGCTTGGGAGCGCCCGCAAAGGCTGGCGGCAGTGAAAGGTTCTCCATCTTTTGCACCGTCCGTCGCCGAATCTGATTTCGGTTAATTCGCATCTGCATCAATATGATAAAACTCCATACATCGCAGACGACTCGGGCAAACAAGCAAGTCTGCGATTGAGGGCATTCGCCCTCGCCAACCAGAAACGGAGCGGAAAAATGTCGAACCGGGACCTGGAATACTACGAGCAGCGCCTCCGCCAGGAGCGGGAACATGCAGCGCGGGCTGACGATTCGTCGGCGCGGCGTGTTCATCTGGAGCTGGCCGAACATTATTCGGCGAAGCTGCGCGATCCGATGAAGATGCCGGCGATCGCACAGGCCTGAATCGCACAGGCCTAAAGCGCGACGACCTGGACCAGACCGTAACGCGCGAGCGCCGGGCGCAACGACTCGGCCCGCGCATC encodes:
- the hemA gene encoding 5-aminolevulinate synthase, whose protein sequence is MDYSRVFNQAIDRLHAEGRYRVFIDVLRNKGAYPNARCFAGHNGPKPIVVWCSNDYLAMGQHPDVIAAMEEALHDVGAGSGGTRNIGGNTHYHIQLEQELADLHGKESALLFTSGYVSNEATLSTLAKLMPGCIVYSDELNHASMIAGIRSSGCEKRVFRHNDLAHLEELLAADDAGAPKLIAFESVYSMDADIAPIAEICDLADKYNALTYLDEVHAVGMYGPRGGGISEREGLAERINIIEGTLGKAFGVMGGYIAADQVIIDVIRSYAPGFIFTTSLSPVLVAGALASVRHLKGSSSEREGQQASAAKLKQLMADAGLPVMPSTTHIVPLMVGDPVKAKKISDVLLAEYGVYVQPINYPTVPRGSERLRFTPGPAHDEAMMRELVDALVEIWGRLELRKAA
- a CDS encoding class I SAM-dependent methyltransferase, whose amino-acid sequence is MSEAVTGQKALMDDVYSLHRHFYDLTRRFYLLGRDRLIRQLAPPPRGTVLEVGCGTARNLIMAAKQWPDARFYGFDISEAMLETARKSVARAGLSDKVILAQGDAGSFDPQSLFGLDKVDRVFMSYTLSMIPPWQDAIARGARCLAPGGSLHIVDFGQYERLPALAKRLHFKSLNDFHVFPRRELPAVLKRVAEDLGLSLEFRSLLRGYAWSGVLRRA
- a CDS encoding DUF3419 family protein, yielding MGNIAKTPKNGAVRGAVHRHEHLSKEGLLERAFTFAFRGLVYAQIWEDPDIDMEALAITPDCHVVTIASGGCNVFSYLTANPKKITAVDLNPAHVALNKLKQQAALHLPDYAAFHRFFGAADSAANIMAYRAHIRPHLDETSRAYWDHRTPGGARRIDAFRRGFYRHGLLGRLIGFIHKIARFYGTDPTRILRARTLEEQRAIFEASYAPIFEKKLLRWLIDQPAALFGFGIPPVQYDLLKADDQQGIAGALRSRLEKLACDFDLKDNYFAWQAFGRGYGKGPDAPLPPYLQARHYDTVRERADRVEIRHQNMVDYLQSMPAQSLDRYLFLDAQDWMTDAQLTQLWSEVTRTAKPGARVLYRTAAIPDVVAGHVPEAILDQWDYAPKALRDDWTRRDRSAVYGATHLWTLKPQG